Below is a window of Electrophorus electricus isolate fEleEle1 chromosome 1, fEleEle1.pri, whole genome shotgun sequence DNA.
TCTTCCTCTGTCCATCCACCACTTGAATGTGGAAGTAGATCACGATTCTTAAAAGGAAAGAAACGCAAAATAAATGACTCAACTCTACTCACACCACTGAGCATTGTTCCAACAGTTATGCTGTTTTGGTAGAGGGTCATAAAGTTAGAGAAACAGAGCCAGAGACACAGCAATCATCTCCTCattcctgtttttgttcattgtgTGCCCATATAATTACACCACCCTCcctacacacactgcaaaaacatgTGTTGTTTTACCATCCTGTTAAAACCTTTTATGGCCTGTTagttttataatatattataatattgcTCTTCTTGTTtacttcattattattttttacatttgtattattgACATTAGTACATTAGTTTAGGGCTGTCACAATATCGGATTTTAACTACACAGCCAAATGAATTCACAATAATgatattttttataatatatactaTTTTATAATATAGAACATTTGAACAAAATATGTACAAGACGCAGCCCCCTTTAAGAGGCACCAAACTTACCAATCATGCTACGAACAAGCAACTGCTTGTGGTTAGAGTTTAAAGGAGAGCTTCTTATGAGCAGACCAAAGCTCCTTTAGCGTTagacacatttttcttcttttttgttgtgCTTACATGGCTTAAAGTGAGTAACTGAGGACATGACATGAATTTCTGTTTGCTGATATTAGTCATTATGATAAGTGGCAGGCTACTTATACTATGCTAAGATAATGAAGTTCATAGCTGTAATgccaacaaataaacattattggggttttttctttcctcttgtCATTACAAGTATTGTTTTCTGATACTGTTACAATTTCAAGTCAAGTATTTGGCAATATTTAACTACATACAATCATGCTAATAAAATCAACTTGAACTgaccaaagacagagagagagagatggaacatGCAGGAACACGCAGGAACTCACAGGAACACACCGGcagcgaggaagaggaagaaggggTTCTCCACCAGGTATGCATGAGCCCAGCTCAGCCATTTGAAGCGAGTGTTGGCTGTCGCCAGATCCTCTACCCATCTCTTCCCCGCCTGAAACATGGTGCCGAGACCTCGGAAGGGGCCACAGCTCGGAGACGGCTTGATCCTGCCCCGCGGGGGCCGGAGGAACATGCAGGAACACGTAGAAACGCGCAGGACCATGCAGGCACACGCAGGGGACAGCAGGGAAGATTGACGGTAAGGAACCAAAGGTATTGAGGTGAAGCATGATTACGCACATATGTGTGTCTGCTGGGGAATGAGGCATTCTCTCACGTCCACATGGTGTAGGTGACGCAGACAGCTGCTCCCAGGAAGGAGGGGAAGCAGAGGAGGGTGATGAAGAAGGTGGTCATCTGACTAGCTAGCCAGGGCTTCCTGGGAGCCTGACAGTTCATCATCAGACTCATctagagacaaagagagagagagagcgagagagagaggcctcaATGATCAAAAACTAAATCTGAAAATGGAACCAAAAACagactctcctctctgtctctgctgtacATGTATGGGGTCTGAAAGCTTCACCTTCTTTATATAGAACAGGAGTAGCAGCTTGGTGACCTGAACTGCTGgcaggagaggagtgaatagcacTCCCaacctgcacacaaacagcgGATtagcacacaaacaagcagatttgtatatacacacacacacacacacacacacacacacacacacacacacgggagatgagaaggaaaacacagcagattaacacaaaatcacagattggcacacaaacaagcagatAAGTATACAGAtgattagcacacacacacacacacacacacacacacacacacacacacatacacacacacacacacacacacagcagattagcaggaaaacagcagattaacacactcacagattAGCGCACAAACATGTGGGTtagcatacaaacacaaccaatCAGTCCTCCATTTTCTACTTATCTGATATATTTTATAGACTGAGCAGGGCATTATGGGATGTGCAGTTACCAGGCTAGTGTCTGTCCATAAATAAGCTCCAGAACGTTCCGTGCTATATCAAACACTggcttccttttcttctttaggACCTTCTGCGTAAACAGTCTGGGAGTAGGGGCCAAGGACAGGGAGGGGGTCAGTTTAGAAAAGCAATAGAAGCAATTGGAGCAATAGAAATCCGTCTTAGTTCTGTGCTCACTGTGCTGTGCACTCTGAGTGATACGGCGCGGCAGGTGGCTCACCTCCAGAGGAGCTCTCCAATTAAGGTATCCAGCATGGTGAAGATGAAGTCCATCAACAGGAATCGGTATAACTCCTGCCCCACGAAACTCTCCCAACACTGAGAAGAATACACCCAGACAGTTTTATGAATGGGGGAATATATGCACGTATTTGTGCAACATTATCATGCTACCGGCTGTACTGCCCTTAGTCACGATATGAAGGCTCTTCTCACACTTTTAATGTTGCATTCCACTTAAACACCAACTCTTTTCACTTAAGAGAGGGACTTATATCTTGAACATTATTTAGGATTACAATGAAAAATCCGGAGTCTTTACCAAAAGAAAAAACCACCAGTCCTTcatgaaaacagtgaaacagaaagGATGTGGTACTACAGGAATAAAAGTATCCTGAAAAGAGCAACTAAGACTACAGTGCCCCTAGCTGAAAAAGCTTCTTAAAGTGTGCTTTGGTAACTGCAAATACACTGGCAGTTTAATAAAAGTTCTTACAGGACCTCTGAAATAAACATAAGCACAGAGGCTCCGTCCTGACACAGTCAGCACAAATCCgggttcatttgtttttgtgtcacCTGTAGATCCATGCACTTCGGATGTTGGACCGCCACCCTCCCCAGCCAGTGAAAGCACAGCACTCCAAGCATGCTCACTTTCAGCATCAGGTTCCTGAAgaagacagtgtgtgagaaCACGGAGCAAAAATGGATCCTTCTGAATCCTTCAGGAGGTAGTCAGGGCTAAACAGACCCTCCCAATGCAAGGGGCTCAGTATCTTGGCCACGGCACCGGGGCGACTACCTGAAGATGGCGACGTAGTTGCGCTTGCTGGGAGAGTCGTACTCCTCCATCCAGGCCACGGTGTTGAAAAAGCCGGGCATGAGGAGGTTGACGGAGGACACAACGGTTGGCAGAGCCAACAGGCTGGCCTCCTTCAACAAGACGCTCCCAGAGCTTTCAGCAGTCTGAGAGGAGTTTGAGCAGGAATGCTTATGGTCAATCAGGTcctggagcagacagacagacacacacacacagacagagtgagagaaacagagagagacatggagacacaaagacagaaagagagatgtaaAAAACTCGAAAGCTCAGATGCTGAACCACAGACATTTGTTTTGACATGTCTAGAAAGCCTGGAGGGGCCCGACATGTACACACAACTCTAAGGAATTTTGACAGGCGCAGCCCTGCTCCAGCACTAAAAACAATTACCTGCTTaatgtgcagaaacacacacacaaacaggctgaGAAGGGCAGCAGCTGCCTTCGGTGAAACACAGTGAGCTCAAGATCGAACAGCAAGTTAGCATGTGGCCAGGTAAATTAGTTTGCAGAGCAAGACTCTAAAGATAAGAATGTAGGTAACATTTTTCCAGTAGAGTGAGCTTTtgatgggtgtgtgagtgtctgggtTTCTGGGTAATGGCAGCGAGGGGACTGGTGTGAGCTTCACCTTGTGCATGTACTCAGAGAAGTAGTAGACAGCCAAGGCGCATGCCACAGTGCTACCGATGCAGATGAACCAAGCTAGCAGCTGCACAGACACAGTAAACAGACACCGCAGCCAGGAGCTCTTCACCTCCTTACGGTTCACCTCCGCCACCAGCTCCTACACACATGAACCCACAGAGGGgaaggtagacacacacacacacacacacacacaaacacacaaagtggAGAAGATAAACAGAAGTGATAAAACAATGAagctaaaatgtttcatttctggCAGCATTGCTTATGACTTACACTTAGTACAGTTTATTACAATATGATGTAAAATCCCTATCTGCAGCGAGCAGACCAAAGCACATCAGTttccatgcacacactgcagttttaGCGAGGGCCATTCTCTGACCACTCATCTGTTGGCCAAATCATTTTCTGATGCTATGCCTAATCACCTTATAACACCTTATATAATCACCTTATATAATCACCTTCAACCATGTGTTGCGGTTGCCCCTGACTTGGTATTTTGGTTGCTCACGACGACACCTTCCACGTGATCCTTGTTTCGCTTTTCCTTGCCCTTGATGTTTCACACGTGTCTGCTTTGTTACCCCTAACTTGTGTTATCTGCCCCAGGTATTtcctgctgtgctctgtgtatatatagtctttgtttctgtgtttctttggTCAGTTACTGTCAgtaacattttctctctctcgctgtcacTCTACCTCGTCATTGTTAGAAGATTGCATTGCCTTTCTCTCCATGTGTCTTTGCCACGTCTTTTGGTTTGTAGCAAAGTTCTTTGGTTTATCTTTTGTGCTcgtttcttgttttgttttgcctttgtgtTCCCTATTCCTGGTGCTTTGATTTGTTTCATTAGTTTTCCTTgtaatttcatttgttttccttcatttcCTTCATATTCAGCGCCTCTTGTGCTTACATTCTGCCTCATGCCTCACGCTTGTCTGAGCGTCACACCAAGCCATCTGATTAGCAGCAAGGCTGTGCTAAGCATGGCTAGGAATGGCTGGGCTACACTCTTGTTATTATACACTTAAgcaataaatgtgtaataaagCAGCAGAGTGTAAGAGCAAAACAGTTAGACAACATAAACGCTTAAAAACAGAATTCTGGACCagatgtgttcgtgtgtgtgtgtgtgtgtgtgtgtgtgtgtgtgtgtgtgcgcgcacatatgcacacgttCCGTACTTTGAGCTGGGTGGAGATGTTCTCACACTGCAGTTTAACTGAAGATTTCTTGATGACTTTGAAGTCCCAGCAGCTGAAGACCTTTATGGTGAGCAGACCTTTAGACCGGTCGACACGGAAACTCTGCCCAAATGACTGGGACATGCTAGGAGTATAGACATAAGAATGTGTATAACTGTATATGCCTGATAATTACACACTGGCAGGCCTTAACATAATTCTACCCAATCGAAGTGAATAGTATTATCTTCTCACAGACATTGTTTACAATACC
It encodes the following:
- the tmc6b gene encoding transmembrane channel-like protein 6b isoform X3, whose translation is MAAHGVGFDADAFFSEAAFESPVDEEGVHHSFSQLIQEQTQDLDSYKEAIEMCPLETEEKSKDDALSLSGPASSVGADSSGSAADPLVERWSSDTLRVLSSMPSRTIGRSRGAILSQYYSRTMQLCRRRQSHRPSIHSFSRSARPSICGYRVESDAAHFEAEENKKEQLINNLQNLSVGERVRMLKAIPLNLAEKSELRRLASNKTIHSPSPHEIPCCSHFKDYIIIALRNGRYSWLSFVSSMQLWQTALKTVSGRFGTGVLSYFVFLRTLFFFNVFLLLVTGLFLVVPQAVRPPVLKKTAPVHFGLELLTGAGYFSDSLLYYGYYSNYTLQKPCSNSCGSHLSYNMPLAYFFTIGVAFFITCIILVYSMSQSFGQSFRVDRSKGLLTIKVFSCWDFKVIKKSSVKLQCENISTQLKELVAEVNRKEVKSSWLRCLFTVSVQLLAWFICIGSTVACALAVYYFSEYMHKDLIDHKHSCSNSSQTAESSGSVLLKEASLLALPTVVSSVNLLMPGFFNTVAWMEEYDSPSKRNYVAIFRNLMLKVSMLGVLCFHWLGRVAVQHPKCMDLQCWESFVGQELYRFLLMDFIFTMLDTLIGELLWRLFTQKVLKKKRKPVFDIARNVLELIYGQTLAWLGVLFTPLLPAVQVTKLLLLFYIKKMSLMMNCQAPRKPWLASQMTTFFITLLCFPSFLGAAVCVTYTMWTIKPSPSCGPFRGLGTMFQAGKRWVEDLATANTRFKWLSWAHAYLVENPFFLFLAAES
- the tmc6b gene encoding transmembrane channel-like protein 6b isoform X2, producing the protein MAAHGVGFDADAFFSEAAFESPVDEEGVHHSFSQLIQEQTQDLDSYKEAIEMCPLETEEKSKDDALSLSGPASSVGADSSGSAADPLVERWSSDTLRVLSSMPSRTIGRSRGAILSQYYSRTMQLCRRRQSHRPSIHSFSRSARPSICGYRVESDAAHFEAEENKKEQLINNLQNLSVGERVRMLKAIPLNLAEKSELRRLASNKTIHSPSPHEIPCCSHFKDYIIIALRNGRYSWLSFVSSMQLWQTALKTVSGRFGTGVLSYFVFLRTLFFFNVFLLLVTGLFLVVPQAVRPPVLKKTAPVHFGLELLTGAGYFSDSLLYYGYYSNYTLQKPCSNSCGSHLSYNMPLAYFFTIGVAFFITCIILVYSMSQSFGQSFRVDRSKGLLTIKVFSCWDFKVIKKSSVKLQCENISTQLKELVAEVNRKEVKSSWLRCLFTVSVQLLAWFICIGSTVACALAVYYFSEYMHKDLIDHKHSCSNSSQTAESSGSVLLKEASLLALPTVVSSVNLLMPGFFNTVAWMEEYDSPSKRNYVAIFRNLMLKVSMLGVLCFHWLGRVAVQHPKCMDLQCWESFVGQELYRFLLMDFIFTMLDTLIGELLWRLFTQKVLKKKRKPVFDIARNVLELIYGQTLAWLGVLFTPLLPAVQVTKLLLLFYIKKMSLMMNCQAPRKPWLASQMTTFFITLLCFPSFLGAAVCVTYTMWTIKPSPSCGPFRGLGTMFQAGKRWVEDLATANTRFKWLSWAHAYLVENPFFLFLAAGVFL